The Sphingomonas psychrotolerans genome includes a region encoding these proteins:
- a CDS encoding LysR family transcriptional regulator: MLDAFSSDQIRTFIAAAEEGSFSAAGRRLGRAQSVVSQTLANLEGQLGVLLFDRSGRSPVLTPAGAALIPRAREIVGAMGSFKAQARALAGGLEPELSVAVDVMFPITTLTDAVSAFHTEFPDTPLRLYVEALGAVLMPILDRRCSFGVMGSLPVVPPGIGVERLLEVEMVVVASPHHPLAALDSGDVDAALSAHIQLILTDRSSLTEGREFGVLSPRVWRLADLGAKHAFLKAGLGWGAMPLDVVRQDINDGSLVELEVLSLGRAQRMMSMFAAWRDDAPPGPAGKWFVERLKVAE, from the coding sequence ATGCTGGATGCCTTTTCCTCCGATCAGATCCGAACGTTCATCGCGGCTGCGGAAGAGGGCAGCTTCTCTGCGGCCGGACGTCGGCTGGGACGTGCCCAGTCCGTCGTCAGCCAGACACTTGCCAATCTGGAAGGCCAGCTTGGCGTGCTGCTCTTCGATCGAAGCGGACGGTCACCGGTCCTGACGCCCGCCGGCGCAGCCCTCATCCCGCGAGCGCGCGAGATCGTCGGCGCGATGGGCAGCTTCAAGGCACAAGCGCGCGCGCTCGCCGGCGGACTGGAGCCGGAATTGTCGGTCGCGGTCGATGTTATGTTCCCGATCACGACGCTGACCGACGCGGTGTCGGCATTTCACACCGAGTTTCCCGACACGCCGCTGCGGCTCTACGTCGAAGCGCTCGGCGCGGTCCTGATGCCCATTCTCGATCGACGCTGCTCCTTCGGGGTGATGGGCTCGCTACCGGTCGTTCCACCGGGGATCGGGGTAGAGCGCCTGCTCGAGGTGGAGATGGTCGTCGTTGCCTCGCCCCACCATCCGCTGGCTGCATTGGATTCGGGCGACGTCGACGCCGCACTGAGCGCCCATATTCAGTTGATCCTCACCGATCGTTCTTCGCTGACGGAAGGGCGCGAGTTTGGTGTACTCTCCCCACGGGTGTGGCGTCTGGCCGACCTCGGCGCAAAGCATGCGTTCCTCAAGGCTGGGTTGGGCTGGGGCGCGATGCCGCTGGACGTCGTCCGACAGGATATCAATGACGGATCGCTTGTTGAACTCGAGGTGCTTTCGCTTGGTCGTGCGCAGCGGATGATGTCGATGTTCGCCGCCTGGCGCGACGACGCTCCGCCGGGTCCTGCGGGCAAGTGGTTTGTGGAGCGGCTAAAGGTCGCCGAATGA